The following coding sequences are from one uncultured Bacteroides sp. window:
- the recA gene encoding recombinase RecA, with the protein MAKKDELNFETENNKMASSEKLKALQAAMDKIEKNFGKGSIMKMGDSVVEQVEVIPSGSIALNAALGIGGYPRGRIIEIYGPESSGKTTLAIHAIAETQKAGGIAAFIDAEHAFDRFYASKLGVDVDNLWISQPDNGEQALEIAEQLIRSSAIDIIVIDSVAALTPKAEIEGDMGDNKVGLQARLMSQALRKLTGTVSKTRTTCIFINQLREKIGVMFGNPETTTGGNALKFYASVRLDIRRASQLKDGEEVIGNQVRVKVVKNKIAPPFRKAEFDIMFGAGISKNGEIIDLGTNLGLIKKSGSWYSYNETKLGQGRDSAKQCMADNPELAEELEGLIFEKLQEVK; encoded by the coding sequence ATGGCCAAAAAAGACGAACTAAATTTTGAAACCGAAAATAATAAAATGGCATCAAGCGAAAAATTAAAAGCCCTACAGGCTGCTATGGACAAGATAGAAAAGAACTTCGGAAAAGGTTCTATCATGAAAATGGGAGATAGCGTAGTAGAACAAGTAGAAGTAATTCCTTCAGGATCAATCGCCTTGAATGCCGCTTTAGGTATAGGTGGATATCCTCGAGGAAGAATAATTGAAATCTACGGACCTGAATCATCTGGTAAAACAACATTGGCTATACATGCCATTGCTGAAACACAAAAAGCAGGCGGAATAGCTGCATTTATTGATGCGGAACATGCATTCGACCGCTTCTATGCTTCTAAGCTAGGAGTAGACGTAGATAATCTTTGGATATCTCAACCCGACAACGGTGAACAAGCTCTCGAAATAGCTGAACAACTTATCCGCTCATCGGCTATTGATATCATTGTTATCGACTCTGTTGCTGCTCTTACTCCTAAAGCAGAAATAGAAGGTGATATGGGTGATAATAAAGTAGGTTTGCAAGCTCGCCTCATGTCACAAGCTCTAAGAAAATTAACAGGAACTGTTAGCAAAACCCGTACTACTTGCATCTTTATCAACCAGTTACGTGAAAAAATTGGAGTTATGTTTGGTAATCCTGAAACAACGACTGGTGGTAATGCATTAAAATTTTATGCTTCTGTACGTCTAGATATTCGTCGTGCTTCTCAACTAAAAGATGGCGAAGAAGTGATTGGAAATCAAGTCCGCGTTAAAGTAGTAAAGAACAAAATTGCTCCTCCTTTTCGCAAAGCCGAATTTGACATCATGTTTGGAGCAGGTATCTCCAAGAATGGTGAGATTATAGATTTAGGAACGAACTTAGGGTTAATTAAAAAAAGTGGTTCATGGTACAGTTACAACGAAACGAAACTAGGACAAGGTCGTGACTCTGCCAAACAGTGTATGGCAGATAACCCTGAATTAGCAGAAGAACTGGAAGGATTGATCTTTGAAAAATTACAAGAGGTAAAATAA
- the bcp gene encoding thioredoxin-dependent thiol peroxidase: MKVGDKAPEILGTNEKGETIRLTDYKGKKLALYFYPKDSTSGCTTQACNLRDNYSELRKAGYEIIGVSVNDEKSHLKFIEKNNLPFTLIADTDKKLVEQFGVWGEKKMYGRSYMGTFRTTFIINEEGVIERIISPKEVKTKEHAEQIINK; this comes from the coding sequence ATGAAAGTAGGAGATAAAGCCCCTGAAATATTGGGAACAAACGAAAAAGGCGAAACGATTCGCCTGACTGATTACAAAGGGAAAAAGCTTGCACTCTATTTTTATCCGAAAGACAGTACCTCAGGGTGCACAACTCAGGCATGTAATCTTAGAGATAATTATTCTGAACTTCGCAAAGCCGGATATGAGATCATTGGCGTCAGCGTGAATGATGAGAAATCTCACTTAAAATTTATAGAGAAAAATAATTTGCCTTTTACACTCATTGCCGATACTGATAAAAAGTTAGTTGAACAATTCGGAGTATGGGGCGAAAAGAAAATGTATGGCCGTTCATATATGGGCACTTTCCGCACAACTTTCATCATTAATGAGGAAGGTGTGATAGAGCGTATTATTAGCCCGAAGGAAGTGAAAACTAAAGAACATGCAGAACAGATTATAAATAAGTAG
- a CDS encoding saccharopine dehydrogenase family protein has translation MGRVLIIGAGGVGTVVAYKVAQNAEIFTDIMIASRTQSKCDDIVKAIGNPAIKTAKVDADNVEELVALFNDFKPELVINVALPYQDLTIMEACLKAGVNYLDTANYEPKDEAHFEYSWQWAYNERFKEAGLTAILGCGFDPGVSGIYTAYAAKHYFDEIHYLDIVDCNAGDHHKAFATNFNPEINIREITQKGRYYEDGKWVETGSLEVHQPITYPNIGPKESYLLYHEELESLVKNFPTIKRARFWMTFGQEYLTHLRVIQNIGMARIDEIDYNGQKIVPIQFLKAVLPNPQELGENYTGETSIGCRIKGIKDGKERTYYVYNNCIHEAAYKETGMQGVSYTTGVPAMIGAMMFFKGLWKRPGVNNVEEFNPDPFMEQLNKQGLPWHEVFDQNLEL, from the coding sequence ATGGGTAGAGTACTAATTATTGGTGCCGGAGGTGTAGGAACCGTAGTGGCATACAAAGTGGCACAAAACGCCGAGATATTTACAGATATAATGATTGCCAGCCGCACACAATCTAAGTGTGACGACATAGTAAAAGCAATTGGAAATCCTGCTATCAAGACAGCAAAGGTTGATGCGGACAACGTAGAAGAGTTAGTTGCGCTTTTTAATGATTTTAAACCTGAACTGGTTATCAACGTAGCACTTCCTTATCAAGATCTTACCATTATGGAGGCTTGCTTAAAAGCGGGAGTGAACTATTTGGATACAGCCAATTATGAGCCAAAAGATGAAGCACATTTTGAATATAGCTGGCAATGGGCTTATAACGAAAGATTTAAAGAAGCAGGACTTACGGCTATTTTAGGTTGTGGGTTTGACCCCGGAGTAAGTGGTATATATACTGCTTATGCAGCAAAACACTACTTTGATGAGATTCATTATCTGGATATTGTAGATTGCAATGCAGGTGATCATCATAAAGCATTTGCAACCAACTTTAATCCCGAAATTAATATTCGTGAAATCACTCAAAAAGGTCGTTATTATGAGGATGGCAAATGGGTAGAAACTGGTTCTCTGGAGGTTCACCAACCTATTACTTATCCTAATATTGGACCTAAAGAATCTTATTTGCTCTATCATGAGGAATTGGAATCTTTGGTTAAGAATTTCCCTACTATCAAAAGAGCACGTTTCTGGATGACTTTCGGACAAGAATATCTTACCCACTTACGAGTTATCCAAAACATCGGAATGGCTCGTATTGATGAGATAGATTATAACGGACAAAAAATTGTTCCTATTCAATTTTTAAAAGCTGTATTGCCGAACCCACAAGAGCTAGGAGAGAATTACACAGGTGAGACATCTATCGGTTGCCGTATCAAAGGTATCAAAGATGGTAAAGAGCGTACTTATTACGTATATAATAACTGTATCCACGAAGCAGCATACAAAGAAACTGGTATGCAAGGTGTTAGCTACACTACCGGGGTGCCGGCAATGATTGGTGCGATGATGTTTTTCAAAGGGCTATGGAAGCGTCCGGGAGTTAATAATGTAGAAGAATTTAATCCGGATCCTTTTATGGAACAACTCAATAAACAAGGGTTACCTTGGCATGAAGTTTTTGATCAAAATCTAGAGTTATAA